The proteins below are encoded in one region of Micromonospora sp. DSM 45708:
- the eccCa gene encoding type VII secretion protein EccCa has translation MSTVVIKRPPRRPAPEIPAGELPVEAPPEIPVAAGGRWQQALMVLPMLGGTVAMAMMFGRGGGAYSYVVGGMFGLSSLAMLVTTWGSAGPKKSELMAARREYLRHLATLRRRVRDTAGAQRAGLAYRHPEPGRLWSTVDSHRVWERRPGDPDFAVVRVGVGPQTLATPLVPPVTRPLEELEPMTAGALRRFLDAYSVVPDLPVALSLRSFARVFVRGPAGEVRGTGSPAARALARAVLTQLAVFHAPDELLIAVCAGPERRDRWEWVKWLPHAHHPARTDALGPVRLVTSAAADLERLLDDVLGSRSRFSPHGPATDGPHVVVVLDGGDLTGAADLAGDGGIDAVTVLDLDTPPPRLLDRYALLLDLVDGRLHSHSAEGAAEVGAADALAEADAEAVARRLAPLRLAGTVRGPDAPPGAEPGLPELLGLGDPDGFTAEQGWAPRAARDRLRVPIGVGADGGAIDLDLKESALDGMGPHGLLIGATGSGKSELLRTLVLGLAATHSSEQLNVVLVDFKGGATFAPFERLPHTAAVITNLADALPLVDRMVDAINGELMRRQELLRRAGNFASVRDYERARAAGSPLAPLPSLLLICDEFSELLSAKPDFIDLFVQIGRLGRSLGVHLLLASQRLEEGRLRGLDTHLSYRIGLRTFSTLESRTVLGVPDAYELPRSPGHGYLRSGTEPLVRFKAAYVSGAVRRRHGPAGTPGTGAARVLAFSTHLAPVPEPTTPAALPAEEESGETLLDLLVDRLAGQGPPAHQVWLPPLDASPTLDELLGPVGVDPARGLTVANPELHGALQVPVAVVDKPFEQRRDLFWLALDGAAGHVAVVGTTRSGRSAVLRTLVCALALTHTPAEVQVYCLDFGGGTLGALRDLPHVGGVSGRTDGTAVRRTVGEVVGLLAERERRFTESGVESMAAWRRRRAATPAAGADPFGDVFLLVDGWNTLRGEYEDLEPLVTELATRGLAYGVHVVASALRWSDFRPAIRDLFGSRLELRLGDPADSVVVKRALAATVPEERPGRGITAGGLHFLTAEPRVAALGDGTADLVKAVVDGWSGPVAPRVRLLPPVLPYAELDQAATTGLAFPVGVAEADLAPVVLDFATEPNFVVFGDAECGKSSFLRALATSIVHRFTPEQARVILVDYRRSLMGAIETAHLIGYGTAAPHTTELIESAAGYLQGRQPGPEVTPAELRARTWWTGPELFVLVDDYDLVAGGPTNPLRALEEHLPHARDVGLHLVLARRSGGAGRTAYEPIIQRLRELSTAGLVMSGGPEEGPLVGQVKAGPLPPGRARLVTRREGVRLVQLAHLPPG, from the coding sequence GTGTCCACTGTCGTCATCAAGCGACCGCCGCGCCGACCGGCCCCGGAGATCCCGGCCGGCGAGCTGCCCGTCGAGGCGCCGCCGGAGATCCCGGTGGCAGCCGGCGGGCGCTGGCAGCAGGCGCTGATGGTGCTGCCGATGCTCGGCGGGACGGTGGCCATGGCGATGATGTTCGGCCGGGGCGGGGGCGCCTACTCGTACGTGGTGGGCGGCATGTTCGGGCTCTCCTCGCTGGCCATGCTGGTGACCACCTGGGGCAGCGCCGGCCCGAAGAAGTCCGAGCTGATGGCCGCGCGGCGGGAGTACCTGCGCCACCTGGCCACGCTGCGTCGCCGGGTCCGGGACACGGCCGGCGCCCAGCGCGCCGGGCTCGCCTACCGCCATCCGGAGCCGGGGCGGCTCTGGTCCACCGTCGACAGCCACCGGGTCTGGGAGCGCCGGCCGGGCGACCCGGACTTCGCGGTGGTCCGGGTCGGCGTCGGGCCGCAGACGCTGGCCACCCCGCTGGTCCCGCCGGTCACCCGCCCGCTGGAGGAGCTGGAGCCGATGACCGCCGGGGCGCTGCGGCGCTTCCTGGACGCGTACTCGGTGGTGCCGGACCTGCCGGTGGCGCTGTCGCTGCGCAGCTTCGCCCGGGTCTTCGTGCGCGGCCCGGCCGGCGAGGTACGCGGCACCGGCTCGCCGGCCGCCCGGGCGCTGGCCCGGGCGGTGCTCACCCAGCTCGCCGTCTTCCACGCCCCCGACGAGCTGCTGATCGCGGTCTGCGCCGGCCCGGAACGCCGGGACCGGTGGGAGTGGGTGAAGTGGCTGCCGCACGCCCACCACCCGGCGCGCACCGACGCGCTCGGCCCGGTGCGGCTGGTCACCAGCGCCGCCGCCGACCTGGAACGGCTCCTCGACGACGTGCTCGGCAGCCGGTCCCGGTTCAGCCCGCACGGCCCGGCCACGGACGGGCCGCACGTGGTGGTGGTGCTCGACGGCGGCGACCTGACCGGGGCCGCCGACCTGGCCGGCGACGGCGGCATCGACGCGGTCACCGTGCTCGACCTGGACACCCCGCCACCCCGGCTGCTCGACCGGTACGCCCTGCTCCTCGACCTGGTCGACGGCCGGCTGCACTCGCACTCGGCGGAGGGGGCGGCCGAGGTGGGCGCCGCCGACGCGCTGGCGGAGGCCGACGCGGAGGCGGTCGCCCGGCGGCTCGCGCCGCTGCGACTGGCCGGCACGGTACGCGGGCCGGACGCGCCGCCCGGGGCCGAGCCGGGCCTGCCGGAGCTGCTCGGTCTCGGCGACCCGGACGGCTTCACCGCCGAGCAGGGCTGGGCGCCCCGCGCCGCCCGGGACCGGCTGCGGGTGCCGATCGGGGTGGGCGCCGACGGCGGGGCGATCGACCTCGACCTGAAGGAGTCGGCGCTGGACGGGATGGGCCCGCACGGGCTGCTGATCGGCGCCACCGGCTCCGGCAAGTCGGAGCTGCTGCGCACGCTGGTGCTCGGCCTGGCCGCGACGCACAGCTCGGAGCAGCTCAACGTCGTGCTGGTCGACTTCAAGGGCGGCGCCACGTTCGCGCCGTTCGAGCGCCTGCCGCACACCGCCGCGGTGATCACCAACCTGGCCGACGCGTTGCCGCTCGTCGACCGGATGGTCGACGCGATCAACGGGGAGCTGATGCGCCGCCAGGAGCTGCTGCGCCGGGCCGGCAACTTCGCGAGCGTGCGCGACTACGAGCGGGCGCGCGCGGCCGGCAGCCCGCTCGCCCCGCTGCCGTCGCTGCTGCTGATCTGCGACGAGTTCTCCGAGCTGCTCTCCGCCAAGCCCGACTTCATCGACCTGTTCGTGCAGATCGGCCGGCTGGGCCGGTCGCTCGGCGTGCACCTGCTGCTGGCCAGCCAGCGGCTGGAGGAGGGGCGGCTGCGGGGGCTGGACACCCACCTGTCGTACCGGATCGGGTTGCGGACGTTCTCCACGTTGGAGTCCCGGACGGTGCTCGGCGTGCCGGACGCGTACGAGCTGCCCCGCAGTCCGGGGCACGGTTACCTGCGTTCCGGCACCGAACCGCTGGTCCGGTTCAAGGCCGCGTACGTCTCCGGCGCGGTCCGCCGCCGCCACGGTCCGGCGGGTACGCCCGGCACCGGCGCCGCTCGGGTGCTCGCGTTCTCCACCCACCTGGCGCCGGTGCCCGAACCGACGACACCGGCCGCGCTCCCGGCCGAGGAGGAGAGCGGCGAGACGCTGCTCGACCTGCTGGTCGACCGGCTGGCCGGGCAGGGCCCACCGGCCCACCAGGTGTGGCTGCCACCGCTGGACGCCTCCCCCACGCTCGACGAGCTGCTCGGCCCGGTCGGCGTCGACCCGGCCCGCGGGCTCACCGTGGCCAATCCCGAGCTGCACGGCGCGTTGCAGGTGCCGGTGGCGGTGGTGGACAAGCCGTTCGAGCAGCGACGGGACCTGTTCTGGCTGGCGTTGGACGGCGCGGCCGGGCACGTCGCGGTGGTCGGCACCACCCGCAGCGGCCGGTCCGCCGTGCTGCGCACGCTGGTCTGCGCGCTGGCGCTCACCCACACCCCGGCCGAGGTGCAGGTCTACTGCCTCGACTTCGGCGGCGGGACGCTCGGCGCGTTGCGGGACCTGCCGCACGTCGGCGGCGTGAGCGGGCGGACCGACGGCACCGCCGTGCGACGTACCGTCGGGGAGGTCGTCGGGCTGCTCGCCGAGCGGGAGCGGCGCTTCACCGAGTCCGGGGTGGAGTCGATGGCGGCGTGGCGTCGGCGGCGGGCCGCGACTCCGGCGGCGGGCGCCGACCCGTTCGGGGACGTGTTCCTGCTCGTCGACGGCTGGAACACGCTGCGCGGCGAGTACGAGGACCTGGAACCGCTGGTCACCGAGCTGGCCACCCGGGGGCTGGCGTACGGGGTGCACGTGGTGGCGAGCGCGCTGCGCTGGTCGGACTTCCGGCCGGCGATCCGTGACCTGTTCGGCTCCCGGCTGGAGCTGCGTCTCGGCGACCCGGCGGACTCGGTGGTGGTGAAGCGCGCACTGGCGGCCACCGTGCCGGAGGAGCGGCCGGGGCGCGGGATCACCGCCGGCGGGCTGCACTTCCTCACCGCGGAGCCCCGGGTGGCCGCGCTGGGCGACGGGACCGCCGACCTGGTGAAGGCCGTCGTGGACGGGTGGTCGGGCCCGGTGGCGCCCCGGGTGCGGCTGCTCCCGCCGGTGCTGCCGTACGCCGAGCTGGACCAGGCCGCGACCACCGGGCTGGCGTTCCCGGTGGGGGTGGCCGAGGCGGATCTGGCCCCGGTGGTGCTGGACTTCGCCACCGAGCCGAACTTCGTGGTCTTCGGCGACGCCGAGTGCGGCAAGTCCTCGTTCCTGCGCGCGCTGGCCACCTCGATCGTGCACCGGTTCACCCCGGAGCAGGCCCGGGTGATCCTGGTCGACTACCGACGCAGCCTGATGGGCGCCATCGAGACGGCGCACCTGATCGGGTACGGCACGGCCGCGCCGCACACCACCGAGCTGATCGAGTCGGCGGCCGGTTACCTCCAGGGGCGGCAGCCCGGCCCGGAGGTGACCCCGGCGGAGTTGCGCGCCCGGACGTGGTGGACCGGGCCGGAGCTGTTCGTGCTGGTGGACGACTACGACCTGGTGGCCGGCGGGCCGACGAACCCGCTGCGCGCGCTGGAGGAGCACCTGCCGCACGCCCGGGACGTCGGGCTGCACCTGGTGCTGGCGCGGCGCTCGGGCGGTGCCGGCCGCACCGCGTACGAGCCAATCATCCAGCGGTTGCGGGAGCTGTCCACGGCCGGGCTGGTGATGTCCGGCGGCCCGGAGGAGGGGCCGCTCGTGGGCCAGGTGAAGGCCGGGCCGTTGCCGCCGGGCCGGGCCCGTCTGGTCACCCGGCGTGAGGGCGTGCGTCTGGTGCAGTTGGCGCATCTTCCGCCCGGGTGA
- the eccD gene encoding type VII secretion integral membrane protein EccD, which produces MTSGLARVTISAPRRRVDVALPEQVPLAELLPEVLRHAGEGLADDGERHGGWVLRRTDGAVLATAQALLPQGVRDGEVLHLVPARAEWPELEYDDVIEAIVDGARRRGAAWSAAATRAAALAGAAVPLAVGLVAVLSAGPGGRGWAVAAVVTLILVLAATAASRAYGDGPVGATLGGYALPWAAAAGALAVGSGDPVGPIPGLRWVGAPELLVGSAAVLLVAVLGLLGVAHRSRVPVAGVTVGAAGAVAALGALLLDPAGTAAVLLAVGVFALGGLPLLAIRVGKLPLPPLTLPAPAGTRDLPDRGRVHAAVARAEEALTGMLLGHAVLAVGAAAVLVAAGGTAGRLLVAVAAGVLLLRSRLFVAVRHRVPAVAAGLAGYALLGVVLAERAGPEGRLALTVGGLALALAAVTAGATYARRPVSPYLGRLADLTDTALVVAVVPVACAVLDLYDRARGLLA; this is translated from the coding sequence ATGACAAGCGGGCTCGCCCGGGTCACGATCAGCGCGCCCCGGCGACGGGTCGACGTGGCCCTGCCGGAGCAGGTTCCCCTGGCCGAGCTGCTGCCCGAGGTGCTCCGGCACGCCGGGGAGGGGCTCGCCGACGACGGCGAACGACACGGCGGCTGGGTGCTGCGACGCACCGACGGCGCGGTGCTGGCCACCGCCCAGGCGCTGCTGCCGCAGGGCGTCCGCGACGGTGAGGTGCTGCATCTCGTGCCGGCCCGCGCCGAATGGCCCGAGCTGGAGTACGACGACGTGATCGAGGCGATCGTGGACGGCGCCCGCCGCCGGGGTGCCGCCTGGTCGGCCGCGGCGACCCGGGCCGCCGCGCTGGCCGGCGCCGCCGTGCCGCTGGCGGTCGGGCTGGTCGCGGTGCTGTCCGCCGGTCCCGGCGGGCGCGGATGGGCGGTCGCCGCGGTGGTCACCCTGATCCTGGTGCTCGCCGCCACCGCGGCCTCCCGGGCCTACGGCGACGGCCCGGTCGGCGCCACGCTCGGCGGGTACGCGCTGCCCTGGGCGGCGGCGGCCGGCGCGCTCGCGGTCGGCTCGGGCGACCCGGTCGGCCCGATCCCCGGCCTGCGCTGGGTCGGCGCCCCCGAACTGCTCGTCGGCTCGGCGGCGGTGCTGCTGGTGGCGGTGCTCGGCCTGCTCGGCGTGGCGCACCGGTCCCGGGTCCCGGTGGCCGGCGTGACGGTCGGCGCGGCCGGCGCGGTGGCCGCGCTCGGCGCGTTGCTGCTCGACCCGGCCGGCACCGCGGCCGTGCTGCTCGCCGTCGGAGTCTTCGCGCTCGGCGGGCTGCCGCTGCTGGCCATCCGGGTCGGCAAGCTGCCGCTGCCGCCGCTCACCCTGCCCGCCCCCGCCGGCACCCGCGACCTGCCCGACCGGGGGCGGGTGCACGCGGCCGTGGCCCGCGCCGAGGAGGCGTTGACCGGGATGCTGCTGGGGCACGCGGTGCTGGCCGTGGGCGCCGCCGCGGTGCTCGTCGCCGCCGGTGGGACCGCCGGCCGGCTGCTGGTCGCCGTCGCCGCCGGGGTGCTGCTGCTGCGCTCCCGGCTCTTCGTGGCGGTGCGGCACCGGGTGCCGGCCGTCGCCGCCGGCCTGGCCGGGTACGCGCTGCTCGGCGTGGTGCTGGCGGAACGGGCCGGGCCGGAGGGCCGCCTCGCGCTGACCGTCGGCGGGCTGGCCCTGGCCCTGGCCGCGGTCACCGCCGGCGCCACGTACGCCCGCCGGCCGGTCTCGCCTTACCTCGGCCGGCTGGCCGACCTGACCGACACCGCGCTCGTGGTGGCCGTGGTGCCGGTGGCCTGCGCGGTGCTCGACCTCTACGACCGGGCCCGCGGCCTGCTCGCCTGA
- the mycP gene encoding type VII secretion-associated serine protease mycosin yields the protein MTRIRQGHPGVPSRRLAGRALLAGAAALAVTAGPLVPPAHAAPAAAVAAPSWSAPDRLFRADQVRDEQWQLTELRAKTAWRTSTGRGVVVAVIDSGVDGSHPDLAGQVLPGLDLVEPGGTDEPDPVGHGTTVAGLIAGRADDDRGVVGLAPDARILPVRVLDAENRYDDALIIAKAVRWAVDNGARVVNLSLGGSGDSPALAAALDYAFARDVVVVACTGNLATSTTTKVWYPAREPGVLAVTGLDRNSENLWSGSITGHETTLSAPATALYGARSRGGYWRVQGTSFAAPLVAATAALVRARYPRMPAGDVVNRLVSTARDLGPTGRDDRFGYGMVDPVAALTADVAPVGRNPLDDNASPGVAGFGPAPGEGPGTRAAAAGQGGDPFGRPQAAGWSARAVGQADTSTPGRLWTGLALLVALVTGTALMVRRFRRARR from the coding sequence GTGACCAGGATTCGGCAGGGACATCCCGGCGTGCCGTCCCGGCGTCTCGCCGGGCGGGCGCTGCTGGCCGGCGCGGCGGCGTTGGCCGTCACGGCCGGCCCGCTGGTCCCGCCGGCGCACGCCGCGCCGGCTGCCGCCGTCGCGGCCCCGTCCTGGTCCGCGCCGGACCGGCTGTTCCGCGCCGACCAGGTCCGCGACGAGCAGTGGCAGTTGACGGAGCTGCGGGCGAAGACCGCCTGGCGGACGTCGACCGGGCGCGGCGTGGTGGTCGCGGTGATCGACTCCGGGGTGGACGGTTCCCACCCCGACCTGGCCGGTCAGGTGCTGCCGGGCCTGGATTTGGTCGAGCCGGGCGGCACGGACGAGCCGGACCCGGTGGGGCACGGCACCACGGTGGCCGGGCTGATCGCCGGGCGGGCCGACGACGACCGGGGCGTGGTGGGGCTGGCGCCGGACGCCCGGATCCTGCCGGTCCGGGTGCTGGACGCGGAGAACCGGTACGACGATGCGTTGATCATCGCGAAGGCGGTGCGCTGGGCGGTCGACAACGGCGCCCGGGTGGTGAACCTGTCGCTGGGCGGCAGCGGCGACAGCCCGGCGCTGGCCGCGGCGCTCGACTACGCGTTCGCCCGGGACGTGGTGGTGGTGGCCTGCACCGGCAACCTGGCCACCTCGACCACCACCAAGGTCTGGTACCCGGCCCGCGAGCCGGGCGTGCTGGCGGTCACCGGCCTGGACCGCAACAGCGAGAACCTCTGGTCCGGTTCGATCACCGGCCACGAGACCACGCTCAGCGCCCCGGCCACCGCGCTCTACGGCGCCCGCTCCCGGGGCGGCTACTGGCGGGTGCAGGGGACGAGCTTCGCCGCGCCGCTGGTCGCCGCGACGGCCGCCCTGGTGCGGGCCCGCTACCCGCGGATGCCGGCCGGGGACGTGGTCAACCGGCTGGTCAGCACCGCCCGGGACCTCGGCCCGACCGGCCGGGACGACCGGTTCGGCTACGGCATGGTCGACCCGGTGGCCGCGCTGACCGCCGACGTGGCCCCGGTGGGGCGCAACCCGCTCGACGACAACGCCTCCCCCGGCGTGGCGGGGTTCGGTCCCGCCCCGGGCGAGGGGCCGGGCACCCGGGCCGCGGCGGCGGGGCAGGGCGGCGACCCGTTCGGTCGCCCGCAGGCGGCCGGCTGGTCGGCCCGCGCGGTGGGCCAGGCCGACACCTCCACGCCGGGACGGCTCTGGACCGGGCTGGCCCTGCTCGTCGCCCTGGTCACCGGCACCGCGCTGATGGTGCGCCGGTTCCGGCGGGCCCGGCGCTGA
- a CDS encoding MarP family serine protease — protein sequence MSAVDLVLLLLMLVFAISGYRQGFVIGALSFSGFFLGALLGLQIGPLVARQFASSGTRVLISLVAIFGLAVLGQALAGWLGSNLRAAITGPAGKKVDDVGGAFISVIAVMLVAWLVAVPLGSSSVPWLAASVKDSALLTVVDRVLPDRAQELSTALRDTVDTNGFPDVFNGLGSTNARQVSPPDPALANSQVVQNSKRSVVKVLGSAPSCSRRIEGSGFVYADDRVMTNAHVVAGTRSVAVELRGERYDGEVVVYDPERDLAVLYVPGLPGPSLRFAAGAAASGADAIVLGFPLDGPYDARPARVRDVDRITGPDIYSSGDVTREIYTIRALVRSGNSGGPLVSSNGLVLGVIFAAAADDPNTGFAVTAAEARSVALTGAERTRGVATGDCT from the coding sequence GTGTCCGCCGTGGATCTCGTCCTGCTCCTGCTCATGCTCGTGTTCGCGATCAGCGGATACCGCCAGGGCTTCGTCATCGGCGCGCTGTCGTTCTCGGGTTTCTTCCTGGGCGCGTTGCTCGGCCTCCAGATCGGCCCGCTGGTCGCCCGGCAGTTCGCGTCCAGCGGCACCCGGGTGTTGATCTCCCTGGTGGCGATCTTCGGGCTCGCCGTGCTGGGGCAGGCGCTGGCCGGCTGGCTCGGCTCCAACCTGCGCGCGGCCATCACCGGGCCGGCCGGCAAGAAGGTCGACGACGTCGGCGGCGCATTCATCTCGGTCATCGCGGTCATGCTGGTGGCCTGGCTGGTCGCGGTGCCGCTGGGTTCCTCCTCGGTGCCCTGGCTGGCCGCTTCGGTCAAGGACAGCGCATTGCTCACCGTGGTGGACCGGGTGCTGCCCGACCGGGCCCAGGAACTCTCCACCGCCCTGCGGGACACCGTCGACACCAACGGCTTCCCCGACGTGTTCAACGGCCTGGGCAGCACCAACGCGCGGCAGGTCTCGCCGCCCGACCCGGCGCTGGCCAACTCCCAGGTGGTGCAGAACAGCAAGCGGTCAGTGGTGAAGGTGCTCGGCTCCGCGCCGAGCTGCTCCCGCCGGATCGAGGGCTCCGGCTTCGTCTACGCCGACGACCGGGTGATGACCAACGCGCACGTGGTGGCCGGCACCCGCTCGGTGGCGGTGGAACTGCGCGGCGAACGCTACGACGGCGAGGTGGTGGTCTACGACCCGGAACGCGACCTGGCCGTGCTCTACGTGCCCGGGCTGCCCGGGCCGTCGCTGCGCTTCGCCGCCGGGGCAGCCGCCAGCGGCGCGGACGCGATCGTGCTCGGCTTCCCCCTCGACGGCCCGTACGACGCCCGGCCGGCCCGGGTGCGGGACGTCGACCGGATCACCGGGCCGGACATCTACTCCTCCGGGGACGTGACGCGGGAGATCTACACCATCCGGGCGCTGGTGCGCAGCGGCAACTCCGGCGGCCCGCTGGTCTCCTCGAACGGGCTGGTGCTCGGCGTGATCTTCGCGGCGGCGGCGGACGACCCGAACACCGGCTTCGCGGTGACCGCGGCGGAGGCACGGTCGGTGGCGCTGACCGGCGCGGAGCGTACCCGGGGAGTCGCCACCGGCGACTGCACCTGA
- a CDS encoding phosphatase PAP2 family protein — MNSTGQTSTRDRSWRSRRLDPDHSLGLRLTLAAVAAVLVLVPFALLALLVLGAWPPLLRLDASVTDAFHGYAVHHPLWVRVMTVWTHAFGPGPLRVAAAVTVVWLLRRGAPRLAVWVVTTMLVGGLLGALLKLLVGRHRPDLLEPVARAAGYSFPSGHALNAALAAGVLLLVFLPFARDHRAGRIALWTAATLLTVVTGLSRIALGVHWTSDVVGGWVLGVATVAATAAGFATWRTGSGRRPAHPLREGVEPEVTEDRRA, encoded by the coding sequence ATGAACAGCACCGGCCAGACGTCCACGCGTGACCGGTCGTGGCGGAGTCGCCGCCTCGACCCCGACCACTCGCTGGGTCTGCGGCTCACCCTGGCCGCCGTGGCGGCGGTCCTGGTGCTGGTGCCGTTCGCGCTGCTCGCGCTGCTGGTGCTGGGTGCCTGGCCGCCGCTGCTCCGGCTGGACGCCTCGGTCACCGACGCGTTCCACGGGTACGCGGTGCACCATCCGCTCTGGGTCCGGGTGATGACGGTGTGGACGCACGCGTTCGGGCCGGGCCCGCTGCGGGTGGCCGCCGCGGTGACGGTGGTCTGGCTGTTGCGGCGCGGGGCGCCGCGGCTGGCGGTCTGGGTGGTCACCACGATGCTTGTCGGCGGGCTGCTGGGCGCGCTGCTCAAGCTGCTGGTCGGCCGGCACCGGCCGGACCTGCTCGAACCGGTGGCCCGGGCCGCCGGCTACTCGTTCCCGTCCGGTCACGCGCTGAACGCGGCGTTGGCCGCCGGGGTGCTGCTGCTGGTCTTCCTGCCGTTCGCCAGGGACCACCGGGCCGGCCGGATCGCGCTCTGGACGGCGGCGACGCTGCTCACGGTGGTGACCGGGTTGAGCCGGATCGCGCTGGGCGTGCACTGGACCAGTGACGTGGTGGGCGGCTGGGTGCTGGGGGTGGCCACGGTCGCCGCCACCGCGGCCGGGTTCGCCACCTGGCGCACCGGGTCCGGCCGGCGGCCGGCCCACCCGCTGCGTGAGGGGGTCGAGCCGGAGGTCACCGAGGATCGACGGGCGTAA
- a CDS encoding inorganic diphosphatase — MDFDVTVEIPKGHRNKYEVDHATGRIRLDRTLFTSTQYPADYGFIEGTLGEDGDPLDALVLVPEPTFPGCLIRCRTIGMFRMTDEKGGDDKVLCVPYEDPRQEHLRDIHHLGEFDRLEIQHFFEVYKDLEPGKSVEGATWVGRVEAEAEIVNSYRRAKEAAERGETLH, encoded by the coding sequence ATGGATTTCGACGTCACGGTTGAGATCCCCAAGGGTCACCGCAACAAGTACGAGGTGGACCACGCGACCGGCCGGATCCGGCTGGACCGCACCCTCTTCACCTCCACGCAGTACCCCGCCGACTACGGCTTCATCGAGGGCACCCTGGGCGAGGACGGCGACCCGCTGGACGCGCTCGTGCTGGTGCCGGAACCCACCTTCCCGGGCTGTCTGATCCGCTGCCGCACCATCGGCATGTTCCGGATGACCGACGAGAAGGGTGGCGACGACAAGGTCCTCTGCGTGCCCTACGAGGACCCGCGCCAGGAGCACCTGCGCGACATCCACCACCTGGGCGAGTTCGACCGGCTGGAGATCCAGCACTTCTTCGAGGTCTACAAGGACCTGGAGCCGGGCAAGTCGGTCGAGGGCGCGACCTGGGTGGGCCGGGTCGAGGCGGAGGCGGAGATCGTCAACTCGTACCGCCGGGCCAAGGAGGCCGCGGAGCGCGGCGAGACGCTGCACTGA
- a CDS encoding phosphatase PAP2 family protein: protein MSDVAVQIARRVLLPVALLFAVMVGLGLLITRVLTHTWPFTVEDAVNREFAGDRTPGWNDVSLVFSTLASTQVIVVVTVLAALVLRLVLHRWREPIFLCAAVSAQALIFLFTTMVIDRNRPTVEHMDASPPTSSFPSGHTSAATALYVGLAVLLALRARSTPAKVTWWTLLVLVPVGVALTRMYRGMHHPSDVVASFLNGGTCVAIMARAVLDRTLTWGRAKLSLSRPGDDVTPAGAPAGG from the coding sequence ATGTCCGATGTCGCGGTCCAGATCGCCCGGCGCGTCCTGCTGCCGGTGGCCCTGCTCTTCGCGGTGATGGTGGGGTTGGGCCTGCTGATCACCCGGGTGCTCACGCACACCTGGCCGTTCACCGTGGAGGACGCGGTGAACCGCGAGTTCGCCGGTGACCGCACGCCCGGCTGGAACGACGTGTCGCTGGTCTTCAGCACGCTGGCCAGCACCCAGGTGATCGTCGTGGTGACGGTGTTGGCCGCGCTGGTGCTGCGCCTGGTGCTGCACCGCTGGCGGGAGCCGATCTTCCTGTGCGCGGCGGTCAGCGCGCAGGCGCTGATCTTCCTGTTCACCACCATGGTCATCGACCGGAACCGGCCGACCGTGGAGCACATGGACGCCTCCCCGCCGACGTCCAGCTTCCCCTCCGGGCACACCTCGGCGGCGACCGCGCTCTACGTCGGTCTCGCGGTGCTGCTGGCGTTGCGGGCGCGCAGCACCCCGGCCAAGGTCACCTGGTGGACGCTGTTGGTGCTGGTGCCGGTCGGCGTGGCGCTCACCCGGATGTACCGGGGCATGCACCATCCCAGCGACGTGGTGGCCTCGTTCCTCAACGGCGGCACCTGTGTGGCGATCATGGCGCGGGCGGTGCTCGACCGCACGCTCACCTGGGGGCGCGCGAAACTGTCGCTGAGCCGGCCGGGCGACGACGTGACGCCGGCCGGGGCCCCGGCGGGCGGCTGA